A genomic region of Nymphaea colorata isolate Beijing-Zhang1983 chromosome 2, ASM883128v2, whole genome shotgun sequence contains the following coding sequences:
- the LOC116248306 gene encoding leucine-rich repeat extensin-like protein 4 gives MAPKLTFLLFCSFISCWSISSAWFFLNPRLLNAYIALQVWKLSIHSDPNNVTGTWVGYDVCRYTGVFCAKALDDNSTTVVAGIDLNHFDICGYLPEKLGLLSDLALFHINSNRFYGFVPISFTNLRLLYELDLSNNRFYGYFPSVVLCLPSLKFLDIRFNAFEGRIPPALFEMNLDVLFINDNNFVSTIPENFGNSTVSVVVFANNNIRGCLPKSIGRMGSTLSELLLLNNSLTSCIPEEIGNLTELVVLDIGYNEFVGPLPDSLGALNKLEQLNVAHNKLSGEIPATICHLPALQNFTYSYNFFVREPPACLNLPKQAALIVSDAQNCILDRPEQRPKEECLSFLRQPVDCANFSCFPPPPPALPPPPRPPPQLSFSTIGVDPNLRGHRIRGPHWP, from the coding sequence ATGGCACCAAAGCTTACTTTCCTCCTCTTTTGCTCCTTCATCTCTTGTTGGTCCATTTCCTCAGCCTGGTTCTTCTTGAACCCCAGGCTCCTAAATGCATACATAGCTCTTCAGGTATGGAAGCTGTCTATACATTCCGATCCGAATAACGTCACCGGAACCTGGGTAGGATACGACGTGTGCCGGTATACCGGCGTCTTCTGCGCCAAGGCCCTTGACGACAATTCTACCACTGTGGTGGCCGGAATAGACCTCAATCACTTTGATATATGCGGCTACTTGCCGGAGAAGCTCGGCCTCTTAAGTGATCTAGCTTTGTTCCATATCAATTCTAACCGGTTTTACGGCTTCGTACCGATATCATTTACAAACCTTCGCTTGCTCTATGAGCTTGACCTGAGCAACAACCGGTTCTACGGCTACTTCCCCTCGGTCGTACTCTGCCTACCATCGCTCAAATTCTTGGACATCCGATTCAACGCATTCGAGGGGAGGATCCCGCCGGCGCTTTTTGAGATGAATTTAGATGTCTTATTCATAAATGATAACAATTTTGTGTCGACGATCCCGGAAAATTTCGGAAACTCGACGGTTTCCGTCGTTGTATTTGCTAACAACAACATAAGGGGTTGCCTGCCCAAGTCCATAGGCCGGATGGGCTCGACCCTCAGCGAACTCTTGTTGCTCAATAACTCGCTGACGTCTTGTATTCCCGAGGAAATCGGAAACCTGACGGAGTTGGTGGTTTTAGACATCGGGTACAACGAGTTCGTGGGACCTTTGCCCGACAGCCTAGGAGCGTTGAACAAACTGGAACAATTGAACGTGGCCCACAACAAGCTGTCCGGCGAGATTCCGGCTACCATCTGCCATCTGCCGGCACTCCAGAACTTCACGTACTCATATAATTTCTTCGTTCGCGAGCCTCCAGCCTGCTTGAACCTGCCGAAGCAGGCAGCACTGATCGTCTCCGACGCGCAGAACTGCATCTTGGACCGGCCGGAGCAACGGCCAAAGGAGGAGTGTCTCTCATTCTTGCGGCAGCCAGTGGACTGTGCTAATTTCAGCTGCTTCCCACCGCCACCACCAGCGCTGCCACCGCCGCCGCGCCCTCCACCGCAGTTATCTTTCAGCACCATTGGCGTGGATCCGAATCTGCGAGGGCACCGGATTCGAGGTCCACATTGGCCGTGA